A genomic stretch from Kribbella amoyensis includes:
- a CDS encoding DUF2613 family protein: MGTVIGAALAVLAGLAVATTTVVGVVQTVQDDPAAPPPGQTQGQADVPIVNYGDK; encoded by the coding sequence ATGGGAACAGTGATCGGTGCTGCCTTGGCCGTGCTCGCCGGCCTGGCTGTAGCCACCACCACCGTGGTCGGCGTCGTGCAGACCGTGCAGGACGACCCGGCCGCGCCGCCCCCGGGCCAGACCCAGGGGCAGGCCGACGTTCCGATCGTGAACTACGGCGACAAGTAA
- a CDS encoding glycosyltransferase family 4 protein — protein sequence MRASSVLILNWRDTTNPEGGGSERYVEEVAKGLAVLGWSVTVLCAAYPGSPREANRDEVRYLYRGSKVTVYLRGLLHTWSRRPDHVIDVQNGLPFFTRLVRRDGVVVLVHHVHQEQWPVVYPGWRGRFGWWLESRVAPRLYRDCRYVTVSSASRDELLDLRVDAARIDVIHNGTDPAPARQLPQASVPTVVCVGRIVPHKQVEHAVDAIGVARRTMPDARLIVVGSGWWEDSLRAYVRECGLEDAVEFRGHVSEDDKHAAYDEAWVLALPSLKEGWGLVVGEAAGHGVPTVAYRSAGGPTESVRDGRTGVLVDDRAEFCATITRLLAEQGERQRLAAGALATAGAFTWAATVRSFDRILTGLPAAEPETAAAEQAAELETAGPADVPADRPVPL from the coding sequence GTGCGTGCATCCAGCGTGCTGATACTGAACTGGCGGGACACGACGAACCCGGAAGGTGGGGGCTCCGAACGGTACGTGGAGGAGGTCGCGAAAGGCCTTGCCGTACTGGGCTGGTCGGTCACCGTGCTGTGCGCGGCGTACCCGGGCAGTCCGCGCGAGGCGAACCGGGACGAGGTGCGCTACCTCTACCGGGGCAGCAAGGTGACCGTGTACCTGCGCGGCCTGCTGCACACGTGGTCGCGCCGCCCGGACCACGTGATCGACGTACAGAACGGGTTGCCATTCTTTACCCGCCTCGTACGTCGTGACGGCGTCGTCGTCCTCGTCCATCACGTCCACCAGGAACAGTGGCCCGTGGTGTACCCGGGCTGGCGCGGACGCTTCGGTTGGTGGCTGGAATCCCGCGTGGCGCCCCGCCTGTACCGCGACTGCCGGTACGTCACGGTGTCGTCGGCCTCACGGGACGAGCTGCTCGATCTACGGGTCGACGCGGCGCGGATCGACGTGATCCACAACGGGACCGACCCCGCACCGGCACGGCAGTTACCGCAGGCCTCCGTACCGACCGTGGTGTGCGTGGGCCGCATCGTGCCGCACAAGCAGGTGGAGCACGCCGTGGACGCGATCGGCGTCGCCCGTCGAACGATGCCGGACGCGCGGTTGATCGTGGTGGGCTCCGGCTGGTGGGAGGACTCGCTGCGCGCGTACGTCCGCGAGTGCGGGCTGGAGGACGCGGTGGAGTTCCGCGGCCACGTCAGCGAGGACGACAAGCACGCGGCGTACGACGAGGCGTGGGTGCTCGCGTTGCCGAGTCTCAAGGAGGGCTGGGGTCTCGTCGTCGGCGAGGCCGCGGGACACGGCGTACCGACGGTGGCGTACCGGAGTGCGGGTGGGCCGACCGAGTCGGTACGGGACGGACGGACCGGCGTCCTGGTCGACGACCGGGCCGAGTTCTGCGCGACGATCACGCGGTTGCTGGCCGAGCAGGGTGAGCGTCAGCGGTTGGCGGCGGGGGCGCTCGCGACCGCTGGGGCGTTCACGTGGGCGGCGACGGTACGGTCCTTCGACCGGATCCTCACCGGACTACCGGCTGCCGAGCCGGAGACAGCGGCGGCCGAGCAGGCGGCCGAGTTGGAGACAGCAGGGCCGGCCGACGTTCCCGCCGACCGGCCCGTGCCGCTCTGA
- a CDS encoding class I SAM-dependent methyltransferase yields the protein MSEAISSPPTTPRWTADLGRAVRLFRAFGVEQTDPDRFYGTLAADSAGQLSAYAELRGSVLLDVGGGPGYFADAFRAAGATYYAIDSDLGELSGRGEPAPGTVLGSGMALPVGDAQVDICFSSNVLEHVPDPWLMADELVRVTKPGGTVFLSYTGWWGPHGGHETAPWHFLGGHRAARRYERRTGHRPKNVFGESLFPITVAGGLRWARQCGDAELVAAFPRYHPRWAYGVLAVPGVREVATWNLVLVLRRR from the coding sequence GTGTCCGAAGCGATCTCGAGCCCGCCGACCACCCCGCGGTGGACCGCCGACCTGGGTCGCGCCGTGCGGTTGTTCCGGGCGTTCGGGGTCGAGCAGACGGACCCGGATCGCTTCTACGGAACGCTCGCCGCGGACTCGGCCGGCCAGCTGTCCGCGTACGCCGAGCTGCGCGGCTCGGTGCTGCTCGACGTCGGCGGCGGACCCGGGTACTTCGCCGACGCGTTCCGGGCCGCGGGTGCCACGTACTACGCGATCGACTCGGATCTCGGGGAGCTGAGCGGCCGTGGTGAGCCGGCCCCGGGCACCGTCCTCGGCAGTGGGATGGCGTTGCCGGTCGGGGACGCGCAGGTGGACATCTGCTTCTCGTCCAACGTGCTCGAACACGTCCCGGATCCCTGGTTGATGGCCGACGAGCTGGTCCGGGTGACCAAGCCGGGCGGCACGGTCTTCCTCTCGTACACCGGTTGGTGGGGTCCGCACGGCGGCCACGAGACGGCGCCCTGGCACTTCCTCGGCGGACACCGGGCCGCGCGACGGTACGAGCGACGGACCGGGCACCGGCCGAAGAACGTGTTCGGTGAGTCGCTGTTCCCGATCACGGTCGCCGGCGGACTGCGCTGGGCCCGGCAGTGCGGTGACGCCGAACTGGTGGCCGCCTTCCCGCGCTACCACCCGCGCTGGGCGTACGGGGTCCTCGCGGTGCCGGGGGTGCGCGAGGTGGCGACCTGGAATCTCGTCCTGGTTCTGCGGCGCCGATGA
- a CDS encoding alpha-(1->3)-arabinofuranosyltransferase, translating to MKGPKTGGTEQVVWAARLVLGCLVLIALCFHQAPGKIVPDTKLDLTAGPGGFLARSLHLWDPQGAFGQLQNQAYGYLLPMGPFHWLLDALTVPDWVTQRLWWSLVLCVAFIGVWKLAGALGYGAPWARFVAAFLYAVSPRMLGEVAITSIEVWPIAMAPWVLLPLVSPRARSGWWRVGWSAAAFALVGGVNAVATGATLILPALWIATRKLDRSTVKLAVAWLGCVAAVSVWWMVPLLLLGRYSPPFLDWIEDAAVTTGSASVFESFRGTSQWLNFLSTGDGPTWPAGWLYVTQPALILTTAAVALLGLVGLAMGSLKHRGFLQLSVLVGLLLLTIGHAGSPLSGPVRDLLDGPLAALRNTHKFELVVRLPLMLAAAHALTRLTTWLSARGVHRRIVPALAACLVVSVATPAIFAQLPRPEGYDAIPAHWREAAAWLDGQSTTGSVLVVPAASFADFGWGSTKDEPFQALLKRPMAVRDAVPLGSAGATRWLDEIERRLGSGVGDRTLPQALQRAGVRYVVVRNDLRDDAQVTPTLAVHESLAESGVQRVASFGPVVGSPIEQPGVTLDERTRLPYPSVEIFDVGEVGAARLVPQSQLVEVRGAPEDVPDVLTAIGGDREAVLGADANGLDLPLVQTDGVQRREVSFGRPAENYSAVMSADDPGRQGRRSLDYDFAPDAARTTRSWAGGVADVRASSSAADADATLRTGPGNGPFAAVDGDPSTRWISGTYGRSGGEWIELSFVAPRKVSDLKVQFSLATPTTDPVRTLKVDTDNGSLTTVVAANDEPQAVPAPDGLTQRLRLSVGVTDGKNPNGVSIAEIALPGLTPASRLTVPGGLERQPDALVFRNQQAGRSGCLHARVRPLCRSAFGKDSEEPTGLYRSVDLPTGASYELRGTALPRDGEALERLLVVPGSITATASSRAVSAPEGRPGAVVDQDLGTGWIAAAGDTRPRLTLQLPGARKLQGLQFLSDPYLAASRPSEVAVRFDGGEPVTLAVTDEGFVTFPDRFRAVRTVELGFTATKPLVDVDSASGYTRTLPVGVAEVRVLGANDLRKAVDPGAATGAACGFGPSVRVDGVPAPTQVKATMRDVLQRRPVTYTLCGGDGVPLQGGRHTIDVVASKDFVPVEAEFTKSGFTKPAGSVVQDLNVWRRDPARLTVEVPPAEEPSVLTVTQNFNPGWEAYDSSGRKLVAIRVGGWQQGWLVPAGSEQVVTARFMPDRTYRAGLLVGLAGLILVAGLTVFARRHAARHSGHRLREATRLGAWPASVLVVAAGTFIAGWAGLAATVIGAVLAWYLAGRRITLIGVLAGVVLLGALVAAVQPWPDGGAGVTSGVVQGSTLLGLSLALLSRPTGDTS from the coding sequence ATGAAGGGACCGAAGACCGGCGGTACGGAACAGGTGGTCTGGGCGGCGCGGCTGGTCCTGGGCTGCCTGGTCCTGATCGCACTCTGCTTCCACCAGGCACCCGGCAAGATCGTGCCGGACACCAAGCTGGACCTCACCGCGGGACCCGGTGGCTTCCTGGCGAGGTCGCTGCACCTGTGGGACCCGCAGGGCGCGTTCGGGCAACTGCAGAACCAGGCGTACGGCTACCTGCTCCCGATGGGGCCGTTCCACTGGTTGCTGGACGCACTCACCGTGCCCGACTGGGTGACGCAGCGGCTGTGGTGGTCGCTGGTCCTGTGTGTCGCGTTCATCGGGGTGTGGAAGCTGGCCGGCGCCCTCGGGTACGGCGCACCATGGGCGCGGTTCGTGGCCGCGTTCCTGTACGCGGTGAGTCCGCGGATGCTCGGCGAGGTGGCGATCACCTCGATCGAGGTGTGGCCGATCGCGATGGCGCCGTGGGTACTGCTGCCGCTGGTGAGTCCACGGGCCCGGTCCGGGTGGTGGCGGGTCGGGTGGTCCGCGGCCGCGTTCGCCCTGGTCGGTGGCGTGAACGCGGTAGCCACCGGAGCGACCCTGATCCTGCCCGCGCTGTGGATCGCGACCAGGAAGCTGGACCGCTCGACGGTGAAGCTCGCCGTCGCCTGGCTGGGGTGTGTGGCCGCCGTGTCGGTGTGGTGGATGGTGCCGCTGCTCCTGCTCGGCCGGTACAGCCCGCCGTTCCTCGACTGGATCGAGGACGCCGCCGTGACGACCGGATCGGCCAGCGTGTTCGAGTCGTTCCGCGGGACGTCGCAGTGGCTCAACTTCCTCTCCACGGGCGACGGACCGACGTGGCCGGCCGGTTGGTTGTACGTCACGCAGCCCGCGTTGATCCTCACGACCGCCGCGGTCGCGTTGCTGGGCCTGGTGGGTCTGGCGATGGGCTCGCTGAAGCACCGTGGCTTCCTGCAGCTCTCCGTCCTGGTCGGCCTGCTGCTACTCACGATCGGCCACGCGGGCTCACCGCTGTCGGGCCCTGTGCGGGACTTGCTCGACGGCCCGCTCGCCGCGTTGCGCAACACCCACAAGTTCGAGCTGGTCGTGCGGTTGCCGCTGATGCTGGCCGCGGCGCACGCCCTGACTCGCCTGACGACCTGGTTGTCGGCCCGTGGCGTCCACAGGCGCATCGTGCCCGCGTTGGCGGCCTGTCTGGTCGTGTCGGTGGCCACGCCCGCGATCTTCGCGCAGCTGCCGCGCCCCGAGGGGTACGACGCGATCCCGGCGCACTGGCGTGAGGCGGCCGCCTGGCTGGACGGGCAGTCGACCACGGGCAGCGTCCTTGTCGTCCCGGCGGCGTCGTTCGCCGACTTCGGGTGGGGATCGACGAAGGACGAGCCGTTCCAGGCGTTGCTGAAGCGGCCGATGGCTGTGCGCGACGCGGTACCGCTCGGCTCGGCGGGTGCGACCCGTTGGCTGGACGAGATCGAGCGACGCCTCGGTTCGGGAGTAGGGGACCGGACGTTGCCGCAGGCTTTGCAGCGTGCCGGGGTGCGGTACGTGGTGGTCCGCAACGATCTGCGGGACGACGCCCAGGTGACGCCGACGCTGGCCGTGCACGAGAGCCTGGCCGAGTCCGGGGTCCAGCGGGTCGCGTCGTTCGGTCCCGTCGTCGGCAGCCCGATCGAGCAGCCCGGCGTGACGCTGGACGAGCGCACCCGGCTGCCGTACCCGAGTGTGGAGATCTTCGATGTCGGCGAGGTCGGCGCCGCGCGACTCGTCCCGCAGTCCCAGCTGGTCGAGGTCCGCGGCGCTCCCGAGGACGTGCCCGACGTTCTGACCGCGATCGGCGGCGACCGCGAGGCCGTACTCGGTGCGGACGCGAACGGCCTCGACCTTCCGCTCGTCCAGACCGACGGCGTGCAGCGGCGCGAGGTGTCGTTCGGCCGTCCGGCGGAGAACTACTCGGCCGTGATGTCCGCCGACGATCCCGGCCGGCAGGGCCGCCGATCGCTCGATTACGACTTCGCGCCCGACGCGGCCAGGACGACGAGATCGTGGGCGGGTGGTGTCGCCGACGTCCGCGCGTCCTCGTCGGCCGCCGACGCGGACGCCACGTTGCGGACCGGGCCGGGCAACGGGCCGTTCGCGGCCGTGGACGGTGATCCGTCGACGCGGTGGATCTCGGGCACGTACGGGCGCAGCGGCGGCGAGTGGATCGAGCTGAGTTTCGTCGCGCCGCGCAAGGTGAGCGACCTCAAGGTGCAGTTCTCGCTGGCCACGCCGACGACCGATCCGGTCCGTACCCTGAAGGTGGACACGGACAACGGCTCGCTGACCACGGTCGTCGCGGCGAACGACGAGCCGCAGGCCGTGCCCGCGCCGGACGGCCTCACCCAGCGCCTGCGGTTGAGCGTCGGTGTCACCGACGGCAAGAACCCGAACGGCGTCTCCATCGCCGAGATCGCGCTGCCCGGCCTGACGCCGGCGAGCCGGCTGACCGTTCCGGGTGGGCTCGAACGGCAGCCGGACGCGCTCGTCTTCCGTAACCAGCAGGCCGGCCGATCGGGCTGCCTGCACGCCAGAGTACGCCCGTTGTGCCGCTCGGCGTTCGGCAAGGACTCCGAGGAGCCGACCGGGTTGTACCGCAGCGTCGACCTGCCCACCGGTGCCTCGTACGAACTGCGCGGCACCGCACTCCCACGGGACGGCGAGGCGCTGGAGCGGTTGCTGGTCGTGCCGGGCTCGATCACGGCCACCGCGTCCTCGCGAGCGGTGAGCGCGCCCGAGGGACGACCAGGCGCTGTCGTCGATCAGGATCTCGGCACCGGGTGGATCGCGGCGGCCGGGGACACCCGGCCGCGGCTGACCTTGCAGTTGCCGGGGGCAAGGAAGTTGCAGGGGCTGCAGTTCCTCAGCGATCCGTACCTGGCCGCGTCCCGGCCGAGCGAGGTCGCGGTCCGGTTCGACGGCGGTGAGCCGGTCACGCTCGCGGTGACCGACGAGGGGTTCGTGACCTTCCCCGATCGGTTCCGCGCGGTCCGGACGGTCGAGCTCGGGTTCACCGCGACGAAGCCGCTGGTGGACGTGGACTCGGCGAGCGGGTACACCCGGACGCTCCCGGTCGGCGTGGCCGAGGTCCGGGTCCTCGGGGCGAACGATCTGCGCAAGGCGGTCGACCCCGGCGCGGCCACGGGAGCGGCCTGTGGGTTCGGTCCGTCGGTGCGCGTGGACGGCGTACCGGCGCCGACGCAGGTGAAGGCGACGATGCGGGACGTCCTGCAGCGGCGCCCGGTGACGTACACGCTCTGCGGGGGTGACGGCGTGCCGTTGCAGGGTGGGCGGCATACGATCGACGTCGTCGCGAGCAAGGACTTCGTCCCGGTCGAGGCCGAGTTCACCAAGAGCGGGTTCACGAAGCCTGCTGGTTCCGTGGTGCAGGACCTGAACGTCTGGCGCCGGGACCCGGCCCGCTTGACGGTCGAGGTCCCGCCGGCCGAGGAGCCGTCGGTGCTCACCGTGACCCAGAACTTCAACCCGGGCTGGGAGGCGTACGACAGCAGCGGCCGCAAGCTGGTCGCGATCCGGGTCGGTGGCTGGCAGCAGGGCTGGCTGGTCCCGGCGGGCAGCGAGCAGGTCGTCACGGCCCGGTTCATGCCCGACCGTACCTACCGGGCCGGCCTCCTGGTCGGTCTCGCCGGGCTGATCCTCGTCGCCGGCCTCACCGTCTTCGCCCGGCGTCACGCGGCCCGGCACTCGGGCCACCGGCTCCGCGAGGCGACCCGGCTCGGCGCCTGGCCGGCCTCGGTCCTCGTGGTGGCCGCAGGCACCTTCATCGCCGGCTGGGCCGGGCTGGCCGCGACCGTGATCGGCGCGGTGCTCGCCTGGTACCTGGCGGGTCGCCGGATCACCCTGATCGGCGTCCTGGCCGGGGTCGTCCTGCTCGGTGCCCTGGTCGCCGCCGTTCAGCCCTGGCCGGACGGGGGAGCGGGCGTCACGTCCGGAGTCGTCCAGGGATCCACCTTGCTCGGACTCTCGCTCGCGTTGCTGTCCCGCCCGACCGGCGACACGTCGTAG
- a CDS encoding acyltransferase family protein, with protein MRRQRFPALDGLRAAGALAVLTTHVGFHSGDSLNGPFAGLLSRLDVGVAIFFAISGFLLYRPHVVAWFEETEQPHLLPYFRNRALRILPALWVAVILAAVLVRQPSGVDWSTFVRHATLTQIYVDRPAADGLTQLWSLATEVAFYLLLPFLARLLTSYQRPTRRAVRWRLAVLCCFTLLGPLWMAGINATGHPRAGLWLPGYLGWFAVGMGFALWQVARSSGRLQASPLDTLAKVPGTVWGAAAALLVIAATPLAGPYALTPPSAAQAFVKSLLYTAIAACVVFPAITPTRRAAAVLGGRVGHVAGDISYGVFCYHLVVLVLVERLFGVELFTGRFAVLFWPTLVVSIAVAAASYYLMERPIMRLGRRDRTYDVSPVGRDSNASESPSKVDPWTTPDVTPAPPSGQG; from the coding sequence ATGAGACGGCAACGGTTCCCGGCCCTCGACGGCCTGCGGGCGGCCGGTGCGCTGGCCGTGCTCACCACGCATGTCGGCTTCCACAGCGGTGACTCACTGAACGGTCCGTTCGCCGGGTTGCTGAGCCGGCTCGACGTCGGGGTGGCGATCTTCTTCGCGATCTCCGGGTTCCTGCTCTACCGGCCGCACGTGGTCGCCTGGTTCGAGGAGACCGAGCAGCCGCACCTGCTGCCGTACTTCCGCAACCGCGCGCTGCGGATCCTGCCCGCGCTCTGGGTCGCCGTGATCCTGGCCGCGGTGCTGGTCCGGCAACCGAGCGGGGTCGACTGGTCGACGTTCGTCCGGCACGCGACGCTGACGCAGATCTACGTGGACCGGCCGGCCGCCGATGGGCTGACCCAACTGTGGAGCCTGGCGACGGAGGTGGCGTTCTACCTGCTGCTGCCGTTCCTCGCGCGGTTGCTGACCAGCTACCAGCGGCCGACGCGGCGGGCGGTTCGCTGGCGGCTGGCCGTGCTGTGCTGCTTCACCTTGCTCGGTCCCCTGTGGATGGCCGGGATCAACGCGACCGGGCATCCGCGCGCCGGGCTCTGGCTACCCGGGTACCTCGGCTGGTTCGCGGTCGGGATGGGTTTCGCGTTGTGGCAGGTGGCTCGGAGCTCCGGCCGGTTGCAGGCGTCGCCGCTGGACACGCTGGCCAAGGTCCCTGGGACCGTCTGGGGCGCCGCCGCCGCGCTGCTGGTGATCGCGGCCACGCCGCTCGCCGGTCCGTACGCCCTCACCCCGCCGAGCGCGGCCCAGGCGTTCGTGAAGAGCCTGCTGTACACCGCGATCGCGGCCTGCGTGGTGTTCCCCGCGATCACGCCCACCCGGCGAGCGGCCGCGGTCCTCGGCGGCCGGGTCGGTCACGTCGCGGGCGACATCTCGTACGGGGTGTTCTGCTACCACCTGGTGGTGCTCGTCCTGGTCGAGCGGCTGTTCGGTGTCGAGCTGTTCACCGGCCGGTTCGCGGTGTTGTTCTGGCCGACACTGGTGGTGTCGATCGCGGTGGCGGCCGCGAGCTACTACCTGATGGAGCGGCCGATCATGCGGCTCGGCCGACGGGACCGGACCTACGACGTGTCGCCGGTCGGGCGGGACAGCAACGCGAGCGAGAGTCCGAGCAAGGTGGATCCCTGGACGACTCCGGACGTGACGCCCGCTCCCCCGTCCGGCCAGGGCTGA
- a CDS encoding DUF3068 domain-containing protein — MGNRSRALVIALGIFFVGVAVLAKFYAYPTLAVAPADQVAHTVSVGADATIFSVADLAEKTGVELESRRTVRGDVVAAERIGKALGRDVVVFDTAVVTDDSKDYKFPDDTTKDAAKTELAPLSFVQERVVLDAHTGEAVRWNPSDPGDNSGEYITTTLKPEDRLKPEEGSPFFQGHEGLVLKFPFGTEKKTYKFWDTTTRKAYPISFKREAELNGLKVYVFEQDVPKQDLPQAKPLLVPGKLVGEQGLDSVEVQRSYQNTRTLWIEPVTGAIIKGQEQQLATLDYQGDAKVTATRVTIAYDDATVKKNIEGARENGRDEGGYQDKAAQLQLIGFWVPLVALVVGLLLLGLVVVLSIRRRPASG; from the coding sequence GTGGGGAATCGCAGTAGGGCCCTGGTGATCGCACTGGGGATCTTCTTCGTCGGGGTGGCCGTACTCGCCAAGTTCTACGCCTATCCGACGCTTGCCGTCGCGCCTGCGGACCAGGTCGCGCACACGGTGTCCGTGGGGGCGGACGCCACCATCTTCAGCGTGGCCGACCTGGCCGAGAAGACTGGCGTCGAGCTGGAGTCGCGGCGGACGGTCCGCGGTGACGTGGTCGCCGCCGAGCGGATCGGCAAGGCGCTCGGCCGGGACGTGGTCGTCTTCGACACCGCCGTCGTGACCGACGACTCGAAGGACTACAAGTTCCCCGACGACACGACGAAGGACGCGGCCAAGACCGAGCTCGCGCCGTTGAGCTTCGTGCAGGAGCGGGTCGTCCTGGACGCGCACACCGGTGAGGCGGTGCGCTGGAACCCGAGCGACCCGGGCGACAACAGCGGGGAGTACATCACCACCACGCTGAAGCCCGAGGACCGGCTGAAGCCCGAGGAGGGCAGCCCGTTCTTCCAGGGACACGAGGGCCTGGTGCTGAAGTTCCCGTTCGGCACCGAGAAGAAGACGTACAAATTCTGGGACACCACCACCCGCAAGGCGTACCCGATCTCGTTCAAGCGCGAGGCGGAGCTGAACGGGCTGAAGGTGTACGTGTTCGAGCAGGACGTGCCGAAGCAGGACCTGCCGCAGGCCAAGCCGCTGCTCGTCCCCGGCAAGCTGGTCGGCGAACAGGGCCTGGACTCCGTCGAGGTGCAGCGCAGCTACCAGAACACCCGGACGCTGTGGATCGAACCGGTCACCGGCGCGATCATCAAGGGCCAGGAGCAACAGCTCGCCACCCTCGACTACCAGGGCGACGCCAAGGTCACCGCGACCCGGGTGACGATCGCGTACGACGACGCCACGGTGAAGAAGAACATCGAAGGCGCCCGGGAGAACGGCCGGGACGAGGGCGGGTACCAGGACAAGGCGGCCCAGCTCCAGCTGATCGGCTTCTGGGTCCCGCTGGTCGCGCTGGTCGTCGGGCTGCTGCTGCTCGGCCTGGTGGTCGTGCTCTCGATCCGGCGACGTCCTGCGTCCGGCTGA
- a CDS encoding class I SAM-dependent methyltransferase, with amino-acid sequence MVEPQRIELTEAQTSHASRTYWDSAAEEYLAEHGDFLGDDRFVWCPEGVDEEHARLLGSTRGRRVLEVGCGAAQCSRWLSKQGADVVAFDISPEQLRIGKDLDRRTGTSVRTVAADAVAIPFRDAAFDIVCSAFGALPFVADAEAALTEIARVLKPQGLLVFSVTHPIRWSLPDDPTPAGLRINHSYFDRTPYVEVDDHDVPVYAEHHRTLGDWVRALTGAGFVVDDLLEPEWPAGHDLVWGGWGPDRGRLIPGTAIWSAHKA; translated from the coding sequence GTGGTCGAGCCGCAGCGGATCGAGCTCACCGAAGCTCAGACATCCCACGCCAGCCGGACCTACTGGGACTCGGCAGCCGAGGAGTACCTGGCCGAGCACGGCGACTTCCTCGGCGACGACCGGTTCGTCTGGTGTCCCGAAGGGGTCGACGAGGAACACGCCCGACTGCTCGGCAGTACCCGCGGCCGGCGCGTCCTCGAAGTCGGGTGCGGTGCCGCGCAGTGCTCACGGTGGCTGAGCAAGCAGGGCGCCGACGTGGTCGCGTTCGACATCTCCCCCGAACAGCTCCGGATCGGCAAGGACCTCGACCGGCGCACCGGTACGTCGGTCCGTACCGTGGCCGCTGACGCGGTCGCCATCCCGTTCCGCGACGCCGCCTTCGACATCGTCTGCTCGGCCTTCGGCGCACTCCCGTTCGTCGCCGACGCCGAGGCCGCGCTGACCGAGATCGCGCGGGTGCTCAAACCCCAGGGGCTGCTGGTGTTCTCGGTCACCCACCCGATCCGCTGGAGCCTGCCGGACGATCCCACCCCGGCCGGACTGCGGATCAATCACTCGTACTTCGACCGCACGCCCTACGTCGAGGTCGACGACCACGACGTCCCCGTCTACGCCGAGCACCACCGCACCCTGGGCGACTGGGTCCGGGCGCTCACCGGGGCCGGGTTCGTGGTGGACGACCTGCTCGAACCGGAGTGGCCGGCCGGGCACGACCTGGTCTGGGGCGGCTGGGGACCGGACCGCGGCCGGCTCATTCCCGGCACCGCGATCTGGTCCGCCCACAAAGCCTGA
- a CDS encoding MerR family transcriptional regulator, with amino-acid sequence MAWSIAEVAKASGVTSRTLRHYHAIGLLVPARTAPNGRRYYAEEQLLTLQQILLLRDLGLGLDVVAEVIAHRSTGDTIAVLGRHKEWLLKEQQRLAHLVRTVDRTIESIREGGEVTPEKVFEGFEHNPYEAEARERWGDAAVDASRERMRGWSESDAEKARTGYPKVHEGLAALRAEGADVSDPSVQELIQFHYEVTCLFWTPNREAYKGLGQLYVDDPRFHDAIGDGGVTEYLRDAMTVYADTRLDG; translated from the coding sequence GTGGCCTGGTCGATCGCCGAGGTGGCCAAGGCGTCCGGCGTGACTTCGCGGACGCTGCGGCACTACCACGCGATCGGGCTGCTCGTGCCGGCCCGCACCGCGCCGAACGGCCGCCGGTACTACGCCGAAGAACAGCTGCTCACGTTGCAGCAGATCCTGCTGCTCCGCGATCTCGGGCTCGGCCTGGACGTGGTCGCCGAGGTGATCGCGCACCGCAGTACCGGCGACACGATCGCGGTGCTCGGCCGGCACAAGGAGTGGCTGCTGAAGGAACAGCAGCGGCTCGCCCACCTGGTCCGGACCGTCGACCGCACCATCGAGAGCATCAGAGAAGGAGGAGAAGTGACGCCGGAGAAGGTGTTCGAGGGATTCGAGCACAACCCGTACGAGGCCGAGGCGCGCGAGCGCTGGGGCGACGCGGCCGTCGACGCGAGCCGGGAGCGGATGCGCGGCTGGTCCGAGTCGGACGCCGAGAAGGCGCGCACCGGGTACCCGAAGGTGCACGAGGGGCTCGCGGCCCTGCGGGCGGAAGGAGCCGACGTGTCCGACCCGAGCGTGCAGGAGCTGATCCAGTTCCACTACGAGGTGACGTGTCTGTTCTGGACGCCGAACCGGGAGGCGTACAAGGGCCTCGGGCAGTTGTACGTCGACGACCCGCGGTTCCACGACGCCATCGGCGACGGCGGCGTGACCGAGTACCTGCGGGACGCGATGACCGTCTATGCCGACACCCGGCTGGACGGGTAA
- a CDS encoding SRPBCC domain-containing protein gives MTVTASTPKKPITKKKRRRLLIGLGAALVVLIGYSTYAIARPTVLHTEIEIDASPDAVWRVLADRAAYPDWNPFMVRSTGDLVVGNVISNTLRDTNGKETTFDPELLAVEPGKELRWIGSVGFGGIFDGEHAFRIEPLPGGRSKLVQEEVFRGVAVPFTAGMLRDTIEPQFHAMNRALAEQATK, from the coding sequence ATGACCGTCACCGCATCCACCCCGAAGAAGCCCATCACCAAGAAGAAGCGCCGCCGCCTGCTGATCGGCCTCGGCGCCGCGCTCGTCGTCCTGATCGGGTACTCCACGTACGCGATCGCCAGGCCGACCGTGCTGCACACCGAGATCGAGATCGACGCGAGCCCGGACGCGGTCTGGCGCGTCCTGGCCGACCGGGCGGCGTACCCGGACTGGAACCCGTTCATGGTCCGCTCGACCGGCGATCTCGTCGTCGGCAACGTCATCAGCAACACGCTGCGCGACACCAACGGCAAGGAGACCACGTTCGACCCGGAACTGCTCGCGGTCGAGCCGGGCAAGGAACTGCGCTGGATCGGCAGCGTCGGGTTCGGCGGCATCTTCGACGGCGAGCACGCGTTCCGGATCGAACCGCTGCCGGGCGGCCGGTCCAAGCTCGTCCAGGAGGAGGTCTTCCGCGGCGTCGCGGTCCCGTTCACCGCGGGCATGCTGCGCGACACCATCGAGCCGCAGTTCCACGCGATGAACCGGGCGCTCGCCGAGCAGGCCACGAAATAG